The segment GCCAGTTCCTGGCCCATGGCGGGCACGATAAAGGCGGCGCCCGTCTCCCCCCATTTTTCGTCGGGCACTCCAATGATGGAAACATTCAACACCTTGGGATGGCCTGCCAGAATCTTTTCCACTTCCGCCGGATATACGTTTTCGCCGCCGCTGCGGTACATGTCCTTGGCCCGGTCCACAATGTACAGGTAGCCTTCCTCATCCATGTACCCCAGGTCGCCGGTGTTCAGAATGCCGTTGACAATGGCTTTTTCCGTCATGTCAGGCAGGTTCCAATAACGGCTCATGACCGTGGGGCCCTTGGCGAGAATATGGCCGATTTCACCCGGGGGAAGCTCCTTGCCGTTGTTGTCCCCAATCCATACATGGGCGAAAAAGCCGGGCTTGCCGATGGAACCCATTTTTCGCTGGATGTCTTCCTTGGGAACAAGGGTCATGGCGCTGCATTCGGTCTGGCCGAAGCCCTGCTGCATGTACAGCCCTCGTTTGGCCAGTTCCTCAAACAGGCTGGGGGGCGTTCTTTCCCCGCCTCCCATGACGCTGCGCACGCTGGAGACGTCAATCTGATCCAGCTTGCCGGTGTCCAGGATAAACCGCCACATGGTGGTGAGCGCGAAAACCGCCGTGGCCTTATAACGCTCTATATCCTGGGCGAATTCGTCCGGGTTGAATCCCCGCCGCATGACCAGGGTGATGCCCGAAAAAATCACGGGGGTGGCCACAATGAACAGGCCTCCCGAATGGAACAAAGGCATTTGGGCCACCATGACTTCGTTGGCGGAGATGTTCTGATTGTCCTGCACATAGAGGGAGGTTTGAAAGCACTTGAAATAGGTCTGCCCGTGGGAAAGAACCGCGCCTTTGGGATTGCCGGTCACGCCGCTGGTGTATACGATGGCCAAATCGTCGTCCATGGCGATGGGGCTGTCCGGGACGGGCTCGCTAACCGGTTTGTCGTCCGCGCCTGCATGAAAATCAGCGGCCCAGTCAGGCCGGGCCGGGGCGTCGGGGTTTCCGCTTTGGCAATAGACGAACTTGTCGTTTTCCACCTTCAGGTTGGAACGAACAGGATCGATGGAGTAAAAAAAGCAGTCGTGAAAAAGCAGCAGGCGGCATTGGGAGTCGTTGATCTGGTATTCCAGTTCCGGGCCTGTCAGCCGCCAGTTCAAGGGAACGAAGATGACCCCCAGCTTGGCCGCCGCAAAATAGCATTCCAAAAACTCCATGCAATTGAGCATGAGCACGCCGATTCTGTCGCCCTTTTTGATCCCCAACTGCTGCAGATAATGGGCGCACCGGTTGGCGCCCTGGTTGAGCTGTTTGTACGAAAAGGGCTCGTCCTCAAAAATGACGGCGGTCTTGTCAGGCGTATTTTGTTCTCTTTTCTTAATAATATATCCCACATCCCAATGCGTTGACATAGCAAAATTCTCCTTTCTTTTCAGGGCGTTTTACGTGCAAATCAAGCTCCGGCGCAGGGCCCCGGCTTTTGGACGCAAAACGCCTGTCCGGGTAAAGCCGCCCGAAAATTCCGAAGCGCCCCCCCATGGGGACGGCCTTCTATTTGGTAATTAGGACTCTACAAAACCCCCTATATTCCCTTGAACACGGGGCTCCTTTTTTCAATAAAGGCCAGTTGGCCTTCTTTAAGATCCTCGCTGGCAAAGCTCTCCGCCTGAAGCTGTTCCGCCAAAGTTTTCTGTTCGGCGGTCAACCCGGTTTGGCGGGCCAGCATATTCAGGATGGTTTTGGCCCCTTTGAGGGAAAGAGGCGCATTGCCGGCAATGGAGGCGGCGAAACGCCTGACCTCTTCCTGAAACGTTTCCCTGGGATACAAATGGCTCACCACTCCCATTTCCCTGGCCTGATGCGCGGTGTACGTCCCCGCGGTCATAAACAGTTCCCGGGTTGCACTCATTCCAATGGCGTCCACAAATTGCCGGAAGCCTTCCGCGTGGTAGACCAACCCCAATTTGGCCGGAGGCATTCCGAATTTGGCGTCGTCCGCGGACACCCTGATATCGCAGCATACCGAAAGGTTCAGGGCCGCGCCGAAGCAGAACCCGTTCCACGCGGCCAGGGTGGGATAGGGAAAATTTTCCAGGGAGTGCAGCGCCAGTTCAATAGGATTGGCGCTTTTTAAAAGGTCTTCCATTTCCGGGGCGATTTCCGTAGGTATCGCCGTAATATCGTACCCGGAAGAAAAGGCCTGGCCCTGGCCTCCCGTTACGACCACGCACCGGACTTCCGAGCCTTTGGCCCATTCCTCCAAAGCCAGGTGCATCCGGATGAGCATGTCCGGCGTGAGGGAATTCCTTTTTTCCGGACGATTGAACGTCAGGGTTCCCACATGGTTTGTTACTTCCACAAGCAGGTTATCCCGGGTCATGAACATCTTCCTTTCCCTGTACGCCCCCTTGCCTGTGCAGAGGGCCGGCCTTGTTTGGGCGATTCCACCCACAGGCCCGGATCAAACCCCCTGCCCGAAATCCAGGATGGGCCGGGTTTCCACCACTTCCAGCTTGACAAGGTGCTTGAGCATGGAGGAGGCGTCGCCAATGCGTTTTTTGATTTCCGCGTGAACCGCCTCGAACTCCGGCCCTTCGTCGGCCGTGTCCAGCATTTTCAAATAAAGGCGGCATCCTTCCATGGCCATGCCGGTCTTGCCCTGGATGGTCACAAAAAGGGCGGCGAAGGGATTTTGATTGAGATTGTCGTAGGTCCTGTTATCGCCCAGCATCAGGCGGATTTTGTCGCCGTCCACCAGCGTGGGGGAGCCGAAAACCGCCGCATTAACCCTTCCTTCGGCGTTGGCAGTGGCAAGCACATTGGTTCTGTCGGGCGACTCCAGGAATTCGGCGACGGTTTCACTTACCTGCATAACGTTTCTCCTTTGCGTCTTGAGCTTCAATCAGTGGAAAAGATCCTGTTCAGCCTGTTTTCCGCAGCCAGGTTCTTTGCGTCTCCATAAAGAAATGACCATTTCAAAAGTTTTTCCATGGCCGACGGAAGCTGTCCGAAGCGGCTTACGAACTGAATGGTCCTCCCATACTGCTCCTTCATTCGGCTCCGGTCCTTTACGCCGCATCCAATGGTGACCAGATTGATGTTTTGCTGACGGCAGTAATCTATCCCGCACGACGCATCCACCCCGAAATTGGACTCCCCGTCCGTAACGTGGATGAGCAGCTTGCGCCGTTTGTCTTTGGGCATAAAATACGCCGCTGCGATGATGGCCTGCCCCGAGGCGGTCTGGCCGCTGGGCGGCACGGATAAAAGGTTTCGGCCGGAAATCAGCCGGGACATCATGCAAATGCCGTCCATTTCAAAATAGGCCCAGGCGCCCAGGCGGTTTTGCGAGCCGGAAAGGGCCTTATGCATATTGCCCACGGTGTTTTCCACCATGCGCCATTTACCGCCCCGCATGCTGCCCGTGGCGTCCAAAAGCAGGGTGACGTTCCAGTCCTCGGAAGGCATGGAATCCACCTGACGAAAGCAGCGGCCGTTGATGGGCGCCCGGTAAAGCCTGCGCCGGTCTATGCGTCCGCAGGCAAGCCCCCGGCTGACTATTTTTTGCCGCTCTGCGTAATTGGCGAATATAGCCCTCAGCCGGCCCACGGTTTTCCGGTCGATGACCGGGTGGGCGGCGATGTTGAAATCCCATCTGGATATGGGCGCCACGTCCGGGTTGTCCGGTCCGACTATGGACCGGATAATGGGCGTAATATCCGCAGAGCCCTGCGCCAGGCTGATTTCGACATCCCGTCTTAGCTCGGCGTCCAGGCCATTTTTTTTCGTTTTGGCGGGGAGGGCGGCGTCCTGCGCATTGACGCTGGAGACTGCCGAAGCCGGCGCCCACAAAAGGCGCTTATCCAAAATTTGCAGGCCCTTTACCGCCCCTTCGAGCGCAGCCCAGGCGTTTTTGTAGAGGGCCGCCCGCTCCTGGCAGCGCTGGAGTACGCCTGCGCGCCGATCCGGAAGATTCTTCAGATTTCCGGTCAGATTTTGAAGGATTTCCAGGCCTTTTTCGTAGGCCGGGTTCACGGCGCCCTCATCCTGTACAGTCCATACGGACGCCCACCAAAGATGAATGAGAGCCTCCAGGCTGGGCTTTTCCCGGTTCAAACGGGATTCGGCGTCCTCTAAAACCCTGTTTCGTACGCCGGACGTGTAGCGGCCCAGGACCGACCGGTCCGCCAAAAGGTCCACGTATATATCCTCGCCGGTGTGGACAATTCTTTGAAAGGCGACCCTGGACAATCCGGGCAATGCGGCAAAATCCGGGGAAAGCAGTTTCCACACCTTTTCCGACCACTCTGTTTTATGGAAGGCCTCATGGACCGTCAGCCCCACGGCCGCATCCACGGTCTTGGGAGGCACGGGGTATTCGCCCATAACCAGGGCCGGATCAATGACAATGGAAGCCGCCTCGCCGTGGGACATGCCCGAATATTCGATGACGCCCACATTAGGCCCGATGTGGCCTGCCGCCTTGCGGAGCGCCCGAAGCAGGTTGGCAAGCTCTTCGGCTTCCAAGCAGGAGGTGTTTTTCCGCCAGAAGCCTGACAGGGACGGAGGCGACGCGTTCCCATGGTGATCGGCTCGCGGATTAGTATGCATTGTATCTGCTTCCATTGGACTTTTCCGTTGCTCCGGTCTGCAGGTGCAGGGAGAGCAGCACCGATTCCAGAATGTCGCGGCTCACCTGAAGGCTTTCGGCGAAAGCCTCTTTCACCGTAGCTCCCACGGCGACCATTTCGGCGATCATGAGGGTGTGCCGGGTGGATACGGTAACAGGCTCCTGGGCGTTTTTTCTAAGCTGGCCCGCCACATTCACGATGGTTTGGGCGTCCGCCGGGCTGATTCCGGTTTTCAGGTGCAAAACATTGGTTTCCACTTGGGGCGTCAAATAGTCCATGAGGGTCACGTAAAACCGATCCCTCAAGGCGGC is part of the Desulfatibacillum aliphaticivorans DSM 15576 genome and harbors:
- a CDS encoding class I adenylate-forming enzyme family protein; translation: MSTHWDVGYIIKKREQNTPDKTAVIFEDEPFSYKQLNQGANRCAHYLQQLGIKKGDRIGVLMLNCMEFLECYFAAAKLGVIFVPLNWRLTGPELEYQINDSQCRLLLFHDCFFYSIDPVRSNLKVENDKFVYCQSGNPDAPARPDWAADFHAGADDKPVSEPVPDSPIAMDDDLAIVYTSGVTGNPKGAVLSHGQTYFKCFQTSLYVQDNQNISANEVMVAQMPLFHSGGLFIVATPVIFSGITLVMRRGFNPDEFAQDIERYKATAVFALTTMWRFILDTGKLDQIDVSSVRSVMGGGERTPPSLFEELAKRGLYMQQGFGQTECSAMTLVPKEDIQRKMGSIGKPGFFAHVWIGDNNGKELPPGEIGHILAKGPTVMSRYWNLPDMTEKAIVNGILNTGDLGYMDEEGYLYIVDRAKDMYRSGGENVYPAEVEKILAGHPKVLNVSIIGVPDEKWGETGAAFIVPAMGQELAEEEVLEYLQGKAARFKHPSKIFFVEELPLTATMKVKKMELKEEYAKLQQE
- a CDS encoding pyridoxamine 5'-phosphate oxidase family protein; this encodes MQVSETVAEFLESPDRTNVLATANAEGRVNAAVFGSPTLVDGDKIRLMLGDNRTYDNLNQNPFAALFVTIQGKTGMAMEGCRLYLKMLDTADEGPEFEAVHAEIKKRIGDASSMLKHLVKLEVVETRPILDFGQGV
- a CDS encoding enoyl-CoA hydratase/isomerase family protein translates to MTRDNLLVEVTNHVGTLTFNRPEKRNSLTPDMLIRMHLALEEWAKGSEVRCVVVTGGQGQAFSSGYDITAIPTEIAPEMEDLLKSANPIELALHSLENFPYPTLAAWNGFCFGAALNLSVCCDIRVSADDAKFGMPPAKLGLVYHAEGFRQFVDAIGMSATRELFMTAGTYTAHQAREMGVVSHLYPRETFQEEVRRFAASIAGNAPLSLKGAKTILNMLARQTGLTAEQKTLAEQLQAESFASEDLKEGQLAFIEKRSPVFKGI
- a CDS encoding vWA domain-containing protein, coding for MEADTMHTNPRADHHGNASPPSLSGFWRKNTSCLEAEELANLLRALRKAAGHIGPNVGVIEYSGMSHGEAASIVIDPALVMGEYPVPPKTVDAAVGLTVHEAFHKTEWSEKVWKLLSPDFAALPGLSRVAFQRIVHTGEDIYVDLLADRSVLGRYTSGVRNRVLEDAESRLNREKPSLEALIHLWWASVWTVQDEGAVNPAYEKGLEILQNLTGNLKNLPDRRAGVLQRCQERAALYKNAWAALEGAVKGLQILDKRLLWAPASAVSSVNAQDAALPAKTKKNGLDAELRRDVEISLAQGSADITPIIRSIVGPDNPDVAPISRWDFNIAAHPVIDRKTVGRLRAIFANYAERQKIVSRGLACGRIDRRRLYRAPINGRCFRQVDSMPSEDWNVTLLLDATGSMRGGKWRMVENTVGNMHKALSGSQNRLGAWAYFEMDGICMMSRLISGRNLLSVPPSGQTASGQAIIAAAYFMPKDKRRKLLIHVTDGESNFGVDASCGIDYCRQQNINLVTIGCGVKDRSRMKEQYGRTIQFVSRFGQLPSAMEKLLKWSFLYGDAKNLAAENRLNRIFSTD